A genomic region of Candidatus Desulfofervidus auxilii contains the following coding sequences:
- the cas10 gene encoding type III-A CRISPR-associated protein Cas10/Csm1 produces the protein MEDKILYKIILASLLHDIGKVYLRAQKDLPSNFVKENRDLYQPFFKGHYTHTHVLYTAKFIEDFRKFIPEYFLQSESADYSLINLAASHHKPNSPWQLIICEADKLSSAYERREFEEKVILKKGETSTDIPLLSLFEDIRFDNRWKEDKLENYHFAYKIAKLSPENIFAQERTTELASQKLYQEIINSFEEGFKRLPFKKERVDLWLESLTALMLEHFLFIPSATVGLSSTSTFEKIPSDISLYDHSYFTASLASTLYLYHKKTNSLNENQIKNRNLRKFLFIEGNFYGIQKFIFSSGGETRRWAAKLLRGRSFMVSLYTELVAEYILKKLELPFVSLLSSAAGKFLILAPNFEEVKVKLKNIEQKINDWLYEHYYGETSIGLVFVEAKPSDLLYSEGYNKLMKLLGRRSEERKYEKFDLTRYGGVKKDYFDKFSEYGVCKLCGKRPAVKEEIFIRKGQEEKIAVCLICNDQIKFGEKLVKNRYLLVYSHKTENTISSVPILDFFYIEFKNDLKLCEEKLRNLNLLHVWDLSFQKDEIETNCITLYPKKFINAYIPRDSSSKEILTFEELSRLSLKKKDGRFYGIDALGVLKADVDNLGIIFYRGFRETKRTFSRYLSLSRMLNFFFAYYLPYLCQKDFKNIYNVFCGGDDLFIIGPWYECYKFALKVNELFRKYVCENPAFTLSAGYVLTKPNLPITELAKRSERALKFAKNMGKNRLYIFKKDIMWTDIPELENLKTYLENLYEKEILSRTYLYKLNEIIEMVSKAKKMMNEAKEGKQIEVSLAYLAKELKSLIWPSLFYYFTVRNFDKKRLLKKEERSREMEKFLIRIKEALENYREAFRLPLWQILYSTRRVGHEL, from the coding sequence ATGGAGGATAAAATTTTATATAAAATAATTTTAGCTTCATTATTACATGATATAGGAAAAGTTTATTTAAGAGCTCAAAAAGATTTACCATCTAATTTTGTTAAAGAAAATCGAGATCTTTATCAACCATTTTTTAAAGGACACTACACACATACTCATGTGCTTTATACTGCAAAATTTATTGAAGATTTTCGAAAATTTATACCTGAGTATTTTTTACAAAGTGAAAGTGCAGATTATTCGCTTATCAATCTTGCAGCCTCGCATCACAAGCCAAATTCTCCTTGGCAGTTGATTATTTGTGAAGCAGATAAGTTGAGTAGTGCTTATGAAAGGCGAGAGTTTGAAGAAAAAGTTATTCTTAAAAAAGGTGAAACTTCAACTGATATTCCTCTTCTTAGTCTTTTTGAAGATATAAGATTTGACAATAGATGGAAAGAAGACAAATTAGAAAATTATCATTTTGCGTATAAAATTGCCAAACTAAGCCCTGAAAATATTTTTGCTCAAGAAAGAACAACGGAGCTTGCCTCTCAAAAGCTATATCAAGAAATAATTAATAGTTTTGAAGAGGGATTTAAAAGACTTCCTTTTAAAAAAGAAAGAGTAGATCTTTGGTTAGAAAGCTTAACTGCTTTGATGTTAGAACATTTCCTATTTATTCCCTCAGCAACTGTGGGACTTTCCTCCACTTCTACTTTTGAGAAAATTCCAAGTGATATCTCACTTTATGATCACTCTTACTTTACTGCAAGCCTTGCTTCAACTCTCTATTTATATCATAAAAAAACGAATTCTTTAAATGAAAATCAGATTAAAAATAGAAACCTTAGAAAATTTTTATTTATAGAAGGCAATTTTTATGGGATACAAAAATTTATCTTCTCTTCCGGAGGGGAAACAAGAAGATGGGCTGCTAAACTTCTACGAGGTCGTTCTTTTATGGTTTCTCTTTATACAGAATTAGTAGCAGAATATATTCTAAAGAAGTTAGAATTACCTTTTGTGTCTCTCCTTTCATCAGCAGCTGGTAAATTTTTAATTTTAGCTCCTAACTTTGAAGAAGTAAAAGTAAAACTAAAGAATATAGAACAAAAAATAAACGACTGGCTTTATGAACATTATTACGGGGAGACATCTATAGGTTTAGTATTTGTTGAAGCTAAACCTTCTGATTTATTGTATTCTGAAGGATATAATAAACTTATGAAACTTTTAGGTAGAAGATCAGAAGAGAGGAAATATGAAAAGTTTGATCTCACCAGATATGGTGGGGTTAAAAAAGATTATTTTGATAAATTTTCAGAATATGGAGTATGTAAACTTTGTGGGAAAAGACCTGCTGTAAAAGAAGAAATTTTTATTAGAAAAGGTCAGGAGGAAAAAATTGCAGTTTGTCTTATTTGTAATGACCAAATAAAATTTGGCGAAAAATTAGTTAAAAATAGATATCTTTTAGTTTATTCTCATAAAACAGAAAATACTATTTCTTCTGTTCCTATTTTAGACTTTTTTTATATAGAGTTTAAAAATGATCTTAAACTTTGTGAGGAAAAACTTAGAAATTTAAATCTTCTCCATGTTTGGGACTTGTCTTTCCAAAAAGACGAAATAGAAACTAATTGTATAACTTTATATCCCAAAAAATTTATCAATGCTTATATTCCACGAGACTCTTCATCAAAAGAAATCTTAACCTTTGAAGAACTTTCTCGTTTATCTTTAAAGAAAAAAGACGGAAGATTTTATGGTATAGATGCTTTGGGTGTACTTAAAGCAGATGTTGATAATCTTGGAATTATCTTTTACCGCGGATTTCGTGAAACTAAACGCACATTTTCTCGTTATTTATCTTTATCACGTATGCTTAATTTCTTTTTTGCTTATTATTTACCTTATCTTTGTCAGAAAGACTTTAAAAATATTTATAATGTTTTTTGTGGAGGAGATGACCTATTTATAATAGGACCATGGTATGAGTGCTATAAATTTGCTTTAAAAGTAAACGAACTTTTTAGAAAATATGTTTGTGAAAATCCAGCATTTACTCTTTCTGCTGGATATGTTTTAACTAAACCAAATTTACCTATTACAGAACTTGCTAAAAGATCTGAAAGAGCTCTTAAATTTGCTAAAAATATGGGTAAAAATAGATTATACATTTTTAAAAAAGATATAATGTGGACAGATATTCCGGAATTAGAAAACCTAAAAACATATCTTGAAAATCTTTACGAAAAAGAAATTTTAAGTCGAACTTATTTATATAAATTGAATGAAATTATCGAGATGGTCAGTAAAGCTAAAAAAATGATGAATGAAGCAAAAGAAGGAAAACAAATTGAGGTCTCTTTAGCTTATTTAGCTAAAGAGCTCAAAAGCCTTATATGGCCAAGTTTGTTCTATTATTTTACTGTCAGAAATTTTGATAAAAAAAGATTATTAAAAAAAGAAGAAAGATCACGTGAGATGGAGAAATTTTTAATAAGAATAAAAGAAGCTTTAGAAAACTACAGAGAAGCTTTTAGATTGCCTCTCTGGCAAATACTATATTCTACAAGGAGGGTTGGTCATGAATTATAA
- the csm2 gene encoding type III-A CRISPR-associated protein Csm2, translated as MNYKVQQGSPQQTLRLPEIKFWSDKEKKLVNTTLFSEIAFKYSEIISSKDKKKNKRSQLRKFYDEVLFFYDRLKGEKDKFQQFLPYIKLMRAKLYYSLGRKHITDEFRTMVESCLNQVETWDDFEVFKNFFEAFMGYYRYHRKDD; from the coding sequence ATGAATTATAAAGTTCAACAAGGAAGTCCACAACAAACTTTACGATTACCTGAAATTAAATTTTGGTCAGATAAAGAGAAAAAATTAGTAAATACGACTCTTTTTTCCGAAATAGCGTTTAAGTATTCAGAAATTATAAGCAGTAAGGATAAAAAGAAAAATAAAAGGTCTCAATTACGCAAATTTTATGATGAAGTTTTATTTTTTTATGACCGATTAAAGGGAGAAAAAGATAAATTTCAGCAATTTTTACCCTATATTAAATTAATGCGAGCTAAACTTTACTATTCCTTAGGAAGGAAGCACATAACTGATGAATTTCGGACTATGGTTGAAAGTTGTCTTAATCAGGTTGAAACATGGGATGATTTTGAAGTTTTTAAAAATTTTTTTGAAGCTTTCATGGGATATTATCGTTATCATCGTAAAGATGATTAA